The Streptomyces lienomycini sequence TCGCCGTCGGCCCCACCGGCACCGACCTCACCACGGACGGCGGCCACACCTGGCGGACGGTCGACACCGGGTCCTACGACACCGTGGACTGCACCCCGGACCGGGGCTGTTGGGCCGCGGGCGAGCAGGGCCGCGTCGCCCGTCTGGAGCGCTGACGCCGGGCGGGGCGGGGTGTTTGTCCGTAACGTGGGTAACCGTTCGCTGAACGTGAGAGGAAGTGAGCGGACATGCCCAGCGGCTCGAACTCCAAACGGGAGCGGCAGTACGAGCACATCAAGGACAGCGCCAAGGACCGTGGCGAGAGCACCGGCCGCGCCAAGGAGATCGCGGCGCGGACGGTGAACAAGGAGCGCGCGCAGTCCGGCGAGTCGAAGACCGCCAGCCGTACGTCGACGCAGGACAAGTCGCCGAGCAGGCGCGGCGGCCAGCGGTCCGGGAAGCGGCAGGGCCCCCAGGGGCCCACCTACGACCAGCTGTACCAGGAGGCCAAGCGCCGCGACGTCCACGGCCGTTCGGGCATGAACAAGGGCGAGCTGCGGCGCGCGCTGGGCAAGTAGGAGGAACGTCCCGCTAGCCGAGCGTCTCCCGGTACCCCTCCAGCGCCGGTGCCGTCTTCGTGGCGATGAACTCGGTGACGCGGTACGCGCACACGCCGGCCCGGACGAACGGGTCGCCCGCGGTGATCTCCTCGATCCGCGCCCGGTCCGCCGCGACGGCGAGGATCACCCCGCCGTCGCGGGGCTCCTTGCGCCCGGAGGCCAGGAAGACGCCCTGCTCGTACAGTCCGTCGAGCCAGACCATGTGCTCCTCGAGGACGGCGTCGACGGCTTCGAGCGGGGCGGTGTAGGAGAGTTCCAGTACGAACATGAGCGCGAGCCTACTC is a genomic window containing:
- a CDS encoding plasmid stabilization protein — protein: MPSGSNSKRERQYEHIKDSAKDRGESTGRAKEIAARTVNKERAQSGESKTASRTSTQDKSPSRRGGQRSGKRQGPQGPTYDQLYQEAKRRDVHGRSGMNKGELRRALGK
- a CDS encoding YciI family protein; the encoded protein is MFVLELSYTAPLEAVDAVLEEHMVWLDGLYEQGVFLASGRKEPRDGGVILAVAADRARIEEITAGDPFVRAGVCAYRVTEFIATKTAPALEGYRETLG